One stretch of Arachis hypogaea cultivar Tifrunner chromosome 20, arahy.Tifrunner.gnm2.J5K5, whole genome shotgun sequence DNA includes these proteins:
- the LOC112784386 gene encoding tRNA threonylcarbamoyladenosine dehydratase 2, which translates to MEKGKYLALVGTGALFGSVSTIFFLRLLQNHKKVVRQYNKNATELNGLETCTIAGKKNDKAVNEDLLKDEIVSEHLTRNIQFFGFESQQKVSASYVVVIGLGGVGSHAASMLLRSGVGKLLLVDFDQVSLSSLNRHAVATRADVGIPKAQCLKEHFSSIFPECQVDAKVLLYDSSTEEEILSGHPDFVLDCIDNIDTKVALLAACVRRGLKVLSATGAGARADPTRIRIADLRESTNDPLSRSVRHRLRKDHGIEGGIPVVFSLEKPKAKLLPFKGPNGEEENPSDYQIVPGFRVRIIPVLGTIPAIFGQVMASYVVTELAGFQVQTEPIVNFDTDHYHTLHQRLIEHEELVYGTSQQVQVDIEEVMYIVKELWHGRSARDQLVKEVGRGMWRSVNELMLVRWDCEKPASISNLILLKFKEVDEHESRTLDDIKEKEPEFYNSVNAVLKRAEIDFGYAH; encoded by the exons atggaGAAAGGTAAATACTTAGCATTGGTTGGAACCGGTGCTCTTTTTGGCTCTGTATCTACCATCTTCTTTCTTAGGCTCCTTCAAAACCATAA aAAAGTGGTGCGGCAGTATAATAAGAATGCTACCGAGTTAAATG GTCTTGAGACTTGCACTATTGCTGGAAAGAAGAATGATAAGGCAGTTAATGAAGATCTTCTGAAGGATGAGATTGTTTCTGAACATCTAACTAG GAACATTCAGTTTTTTGGCTTTGAGTCTCAGCAGAAAGTGAGTGCATCATATGTTGTGGTCATTGGTCTTGGAGGGGTTGGCAGTCATGCTGCATCTATGCTCTTGAGATCAGGGGTCGGCAAGCTTCTTCTTGTGGACTTTGAtcag gtttctctttcatcattaaatcgACACGCTGTTGCAACAAGAGCAGATGTTGGCATCCCAAAAGCGCAGTGCCTTAAGGAGCATTTCTCATCTATCTTTCCTGAGTGCCAAGTAGATGCAAAAGTACTGCTATATGATTCATCTACCGAAGAAGAAATTTTGTCAGGCCACCCTGACTTTGTCTTGGATTGTATTGATAACATTGATACTAAG GTGGCACTTCTTGCTGCTTGTGTACGGAGGGGCCTGAAGGTGTTATCTGCCACTGGGGCTGGTGCTAGAGCCGATCCAACTAGAATACGCATTGCTGATTTAAGAGAGTCAACTAATGATCCATTGTCTCGATCT GTGAGACACCGTTTGAGGAAAGATCATGGCATTGAAGGTGGCATCCCTGTTGTATTTTCTTTAGAAAAACCCAAAGCTAAGTTGCTTCCATTTAAGGGTCCAAATGGTGAAGAGGAAAATCCTTCAGACTACCAG ATAGTACCAGGCTTCAGGGTCCGTATCATACCGGTGTTAGGCACAATCCCTGCAATATTTGGACAAGTTATGGCATCCTATGTTGTGACGGAATTAGCAGGATTTCAAGTTCAAACAGAACCGATAGTCAATTTTGATACCGATCATTACCATACTCTCCATCAACGCCTTATTGAGCATGAGGAGTTAGTATATGGAACATCACAGCAAGTGCAG GTAGATATTGAAGAAGTGATGTATATTGTAAAAGAATTATGGCATGGAAGAAGTGCTAGAGACCAGCTTGTGAAAGAAGTTGGACGAGGAATGTGGCGATCAGTTAATGAATTAATGCTTGTAAG GTGGGATTGCGAAAAGCCGGCttctatatcaaatttaattcttTTGAAATTCAAAGAG GTTGATGAGCATGAATCTAGAACATTGGATGATATAAAGGAAAAGGAACCTGAATTCTACAACAGTGTAAATGCAGTGTTAAAACGAGCTGAAATTGACTTTGGCTACGCACATTAA